In Gasterosteus aculeatus chromosome 15, fGasAcu3.hap1.1, whole genome shotgun sequence, a single genomic region encodes these proteins:
- the atp5if1b gene encoding ATPase inhibitor B, mitochondrial — translation MARFLRPNIRSFLTSQLRMSSDQLGELGKGAGKGGGAGGSIREAGGAMGKKQAAEEEMYFKRKEKEQLAALKQHHQEEIDHHKKEIERMQREIDRHKGKIRKLKHDD, via the exons ATGGCGAGGTTTTTGAGGCCTAACATCCGGAGTTTTCTCACCTCACAGCTGAGAATGTCATCCGACCAG CTGGGCGAGCTGGGTAAAGGTGCAGGAAAaggtggtggtgctggaggCTCCATCAGAGAGGCCGGTGGTGCCATGGGGAAGAAGCAGGCCGCAGAGGAGGAGATGTACTTCAA GCGTAAGGAGAAGGAGCAACTGGCTGCATTGAAGCAGCATCACCAGGAGGAAATTGACCACCACAAAAAGGAGATTGAACGAATGCAACGCGAGATCGACCGCCACAAGGGAAAAATCAGGAAGTTGAAGCACGACGACTGA
- the rpl13a gene encoding large ribosomal subunit protein uL13 isoform X1 gives MSTSTSIQTAAIERLLTLPTSKKYICRHFRLPVPFRTSNPVALSFRTSWRTGSIRCATAAESYCLFLLFSGSLICRFIDTLQVLLLDGRGHLLGRLAAIVAKQVLLGHKVVVVRCEGINISGNFYRNKLKYLAFLRKRMNTNPSRGPYHFRAPSRMFWRTVRGMLPHKTKRGQAALDRLKVFDGIPPPYDKRKRMVVPAALKIVRLKPTRKFALLGRLAHEVGWKYQAITATLEEKRKEKSKLRYTKQKTLFKLTKVAEKNVESKIAKFTDVLKQYGVLV, from the exons ATGTCAACTTCTACCTCCATACAAACGGCGGCAATAGAACGTTTGCTCACACTTCCCACGAGCAAGAAATATATATGTCGTCACTTCCGCCTACCCGTGCCTTTTAGGACGAGCAACCCCGTAGCCCTTTCTTTTCGCACATCATGGCGGACCGGTTCAATAAGGTGTGCTACCGCTGCGGAATCATATTGTCTCTTTTTGCTGTTTAGTGGAAGTTTAATCTGTCGATTTATAGATACTTTGCAG GTTCTGCTGCTTGATGGCAGGGGCCACCTACTCGGTCGGCTTGCTGCCATTGTGGCTAAACAGGTTCTGCTGG GACACAAAGTGGTGGTGGTGAGATGTGAAGGAATCAACATCTCAGGAAACTTCTACCGCAACAAGC TGAAGTACCTGGCCTTTCTGCGCAAGAGGATGAACACCAACCCCTCCCGTGGACCGTACCACTTCAGAGCTCCCAGCAGGATGTTTTGGAGGACTGTCAGGG GCATGCTGCCCCACAAAACCAAGCGAGGACAGGCTGCTCTGGATAGGCTGAAGGTGTTCGACGGTATCCCTCCGCCCTACGACAAg AGGAAGCGCATGGTTGTTCCAGCTGCTCTTAAGATTGTGCGCCTGAAACCCACTCGCAAG TTTGCGCTCCTTGGGCGTCTGGCACACGAGGTCGGCTGGAAGTACCAGGCCATCACAGCCacgctggaggagaagaggaaggagaagtcCAAGCTCCGCTACACCAAGCAAAAGACACTGTTCAAGTTGACCAAGGTGGCAGAGAAGAACGTTGAGAGCAAAATTGCAAAATTCACAGATGTTCTTAAACAGTATGGAGTCCTTGTTTGA
- the rpl13a gene encoding large ribosomal subunit protein uL13 isoform X2, with product MADRFNKVLLLDGRGHLLGRLAAIVAKQVLLGHKVVVVRCEGINISGNFYRNKLKYLAFLRKRMNTNPSRGPYHFRAPSRMFWRTVRGMLPHKTKRGQAALDRLKVFDGIPPPYDKRKRMVVPAALKIVRLKPTRKFALLGRLAHEVGWKYQAITATLEEKRKEKSKLRYTKQKTLFKLTKVAEKNVESKIAKFTDVLKQYGVLV from the exons ATGGCGGACCGGTTCAATAAG GTTCTGCTGCTTGATGGCAGGGGCCACCTACTCGGTCGGCTTGCTGCCATTGTGGCTAAACAGGTTCTGCTGG GACACAAAGTGGTGGTGGTGAGATGTGAAGGAATCAACATCTCAGGAAACTTCTACCGCAACAAGC TGAAGTACCTGGCCTTTCTGCGCAAGAGGATGAACACCAACCCCTCCCGTGGACCGTACCACTTCAGAGCTCCCAGCAGGATGTTTTGGAGGACTGTCAGGG GCATGCTGCCCCACAAAACCAAGCGAGGACAGGCTGCTCTGGATAGGCTGAAGGTGTTCGACGGTATCCCTCCGCCCTACGACAAg AGGAAGCGCATGGTTGTTCCAGCTGCTCTTAAGATTGTGCGCCTGAAACCCACTCGCAAG TTTGCGCTCCTTGGGCGTCTGGCACACGAGGTCGGCTGGAAGTACCAGGCCATCACAGCCacgctggaggagaagaggaaggagaagtcCAAGCTCCGCTACACCAAGCAAAAGACACTGTTCAAGTTGACCAAGGTGGCAGAGAAGAACGTTGAGAGCAAAATTGCAAAATTCACAGATGTTCTTAAACAGTATGGAGTCCTTGTTTGA
- the zmpste24 gene encoding CAAX prenyl protease 1 homolog → MVEHILDLPVEKQIFYAVLGFSWTVYLWEAYLSYRQRRTYRSTTQVPQELLRIMDSETFEKSRLYQLDKSNFSFWSGLYSETEGTLILLLGGIPFLWDTAGSLTSRMGLGSEYEITQSLVFLTLATLFSAFTGLPWSVYNTFVIEEKHGFNQQTLGFFLKDAVKKFIVTQCILLPVTSLLLYIIKIGGDFFFIYAWLFTLAVSLVLVTIYADYIAPLFDKFAPLPEGELKTDIEAMAKSISFPLTKVYVVEGSKRSSHSNAYFYGFFKNKRIVLFDTLLEDYSPLNQSGEPEKEEESNESKAKQKNKKQGCNNSEILAVLGHELGHWKLGHMVKNIGISQMNSFLCFSLFAVLIGRKELFVAFGFNDSQPTLIGLMIIFQFIFSPYNEVLSFCLTVLSRRFEFQADAFARGMGKASELCSALIKLNKDNLGFPVADWLFSMWHYSHPPLLERLRALGSIKQD, encoded by the exons ATGGTCGAACATATACTCGACCTGCCGGTGGAGAAGCAGATCTTTTATGCTGTTTTGGGCTTTTCATGGACGGTGTATCTGTGGGAAGCATACCTTTCTTACAGACAG AGGAGGACATACAGATCAACAACACAGGTGCCGCAGGAACTCCTGAGGATCATGGATTCTGAAACATTTGAGAAGTCACGTCTCTATCAGCTGGATAAAAGCAACTTCAGCTTTTGGTCTGGACTCTATTCTGAGACGGAGGGGACG TTGATTCTGCTCCTGGGGGGAATCCCGTTTTTGTGGGACACTGCTGGTTCCCTGACGTCTCGTATGGGATTAGGTTCAGAGTACGAGATCACTCAGTCGCTCGTGTTTCTGACGCTTGCCACCCTGTTCAGCGCCTTTACTGGACTTCCCTGGAGTGTGTACAACACGTTCGTCATAGAGGAGAAGCATGGCTTTAACCAGCAG ACATTGGGGTTCTTCCTTAAAGATGCTGTAAAGAAGTTTATTGTGACCCAGTGTATCCTGCTGCCTGTCACCTCGCTGCTCCTCTACATCATCAAGATTGGCGGAGACTTCTTTTTCATCTATGCCTGGCTCTTCACACTGGCTGTTTCTCTG GTGCTTGTCACAATCTATGCTGACTACATTGCTCCGCTGTTCGACAAGTTTGCTCCATTGCCAGAAGGAGAGTTGAAGACTGACATTGAGGCGATGGCCAAGAGTATAAGCTTCCCCCTCACGAAGGTTTATGTAGTTGAAG GTTCTAAGCGTTCCTCCCACAGCAATGCATACTTCTACGGCTTCTTCAAGAACAAACGCATTGTTCTGTTTGACACACTGCTGGAAGACTACTCGCCTCTCAACCAGTCCGGAGAgccagagaaagaggaagaatcCAACGAATCCAAAGCCAAGCAAAAG aacaagaaacaaggtTGCAACAACTCCGAGATCCTTGCTGTCTTGGGTCATGAGCTCGGCCACTGGAAGCTTGGCCACATGGTCAAGAACATCGGCATCAGTCAG aTGAATTCCTTCTTGTGCTTCTCCCTGTTTGCTGTGCTGATTGGACGCAAGGAGCTGTTTGTAGCTTTCGGCTTTAATGACAGCCAACCCACATTAATAGGCTTGATGATTATCTTCCAGTTCATCTTCTCCCCGTACAACGAG GTCCTGTCCTTCTGTCTGACAGTCCTGAGTCGCAGGTTCGAGTTCCAGGCTGATGCTTTTGCACGCGGCATGGGCAAGGCCTCCGAGCTCTGCTCTGCCCTCATCAAGCTCAACAAGGACAACCTGGGCTTCCCAGTGGCTGACTGGTTGTTCTCCATGTGGCACTAttcccaccctcccctcctggAGCGCCTGCGGGCACTGGGCAGCATCAAGCAGGACTGA